In the Dioscorea cayenensis subsp. rotundata cultivar TDr96_F1 chromosome 12, TDr96_F1_v2_PseudoChromosome.rev07_lg8_w22 25.fasta, whole genome shotgun sequence genome, one interval contains:
- the LOC120273301 gene encoding receptor-like protein EIX2, translating to MTSAGYKAFPPFIFLSTQQLLLLLSLLLCLALMLPFINGTTSTTTSTNNTMRSCIKAERDALLAFKAEIIYHKVHPISSWGDQTDDCCHWAGVHCDSNSGHIVHLNLQRSRPRQYYDDDVWNIRCDEWDLSGKISQSLIALQHLTYLDLSGNCFINISIPKLLGSLENLIYLDISHSGFTGVIPHELGNLTRLRYLNLATDDGPGYNVDDVEWLSSLSSLRYLFMDGASFFGVNNTMQTLNKLPHLKQVSLFDCSMNSIPESLPYLNFTSLVVMDIGFNMFDNTSIPEWLFRISKLQNLSMVACGFTGAIPSSIGKAKSLQFLDLSGNKGISGDMPRGFGDLCNLQSLRLGHTFLGKSLEDFKDAFSGCIRRSLNVLSFAYSSLQGPLPSWLGEFRNLTFLDLALNSFNSSIPASIGRLSQLQELHFYGSALNGSIPESMGRLSRLQYLDLSQNALNGSIPESLGRLSRLQTVDLRSNKLNGPLPESLSQLSNLVTLDLSYNNFNYCYSIITEAHLANLTSLKFLVLDHTNLVLNISTDWIPGFQADHIYLSDCHVGPKFPLWLANQVNLSSLDISNARIKDSIPDWFWNITYTIRFLNLSNNEIYGRLPQRLKFQSKEDRLGIFLGSNCFEGLVPYFPPNVYALDLSNNSFSGAIPYDLGNFGGIRPWLTFLSFSSNNLVGSIPNSLCNFVDLVSLELSNNRLEGVIPDCWNNLMDLQYLILANNLLVSEVPDSFVSSSQSLQVLHLSNNQLHGQFPSFLKECTSITTLALDHNNLSGKIPSWVGETMTSLMIFTLKENKFSGNLPLLSNLTLLHFLDFSHNSFVGNIPHSYGNLKGMINISMDGGATFSANISGELVIKITVSTKGLELQFGVTLSSFKFIDLSENNLSGQIPKNIVNLVGLQNLDLSRNHLSGNIPSNIGLMQSLESLDLSRNELTGSIPLSLSTLNFLGSLNLSHNNLSGKIPYADHLTTFNDPSIYVNNLNLCGTPLGKLCISTEPPSNRHDQEDDDDNDSPPIWFCIGLMPGFVVGFWTVWGILLFKKEWSHIYFRFLDHTYDMIYEKISHCTQ from the coding sequence ATGACTTCTGCTGGTTACAAAGCCTTCCCACCATTCATATTTCTTTCCACACAACAACTGTTGTTACtactatcattattattatgtctTGCTTTGATGTTGCCCTTCATCAATGGTACTACTAGTACTACTACCAGCACTAATAATACTATGAGAAGCTGCATCAAGGCTGAACGAGACGCCCTCCTTGCATTCAAAGCTGAAATCATATATCACAAGGTTCATCCCATCTCGTCTTGGGGCGATCAGACTGATGATTGCTGCCACTGGGCTGGAGTGCACTGTGATAGCAATTCTGGCCATATCGTCCACCTCAATCTCCAACGCAGCCGACCTCGACaatattatgatgatgatgtatgGAATATTAGGTGTGATGAGTGGGATCTGAGTGGCAAAATCAGCCAATCTCTTATTGCCCTCCAGCACCTGACATACCTTGATCTCAGTGGCAATTGCTTCATCAATATCTCCATCCCAAAGTTGTTGGGTTCGTTGGAGAACCTGATTTATCTCGACATCAGCCACTCGGGCTTCACTGGTGTCATACCTCATGAGCTCGGTAATCTCACTAGACTGCGTTATCTCAATCTAGCAACTGATGATGGACCTGGCTACAATGTTGATGATGTTGAGTGGCTGTCTAGTCTATCTTCTCTGAGATACCTGTTTATGGATGGTGCTAGCTTTTTTGGTGTGAACAACACCATGCAAACACTCAACAAGCTTCCCCATTTAAAACAGGTTTCTCTGTTTGACTGCAGTATGAATAGCATCCCAGAGTCTCTCCCTTATCTCAACTTTACCTCCCTCGTTGTCATGGATATTGGCTTCAATATGTTCGACAACACTAGTATCCCAGAGTGGCTCTTCAGAATATCCAAGCTACAAAATCTTAGCATGGTAGCATGTGGGTTTACTGGTGCCATCCCTTCCTCCATTGGAAAAGCAAAATCTCTTCAATTTCTGGACTTGTCTGGAAATAAAGGAATTTCTGGTGATATGCCTAGAGGATTTGGAGACCTCTGTAATCTCCAATCGCTCCGCTTGGGCCACACTTTTTTGGGGAAAAGCTTGGAGGATTTCAAAGATGCATTCTCTGGATGTATTAGGCGAAGTTTGAATGTACTTTCATTTGCATATAGCTCATTGCAAGGTCCTCTGCCAAGTTGGTTGGGTGAATTCAGAAATCTCACCTTTCTTGATCTTGCTTTAAATTCCTTCAATAGTTCCATTCCTGCATCTATTGGGAGACTGTCGCAGTTGCAAGAATTGCATTTTTATGGCAGTGCACTGAATGGCTCCATCCCTGAATCCATGGGAAGATTATCAAGATTGCAATATTTGGATCTCAGCCAGAATGCATTAAATGGCTCCATCCCTGAATCCCTGGGAAGGCTCTCAAGATTGCAAACCGTGGATCTTCGAAGCAACAAACTAAATGGCCCTCTCCCAGAAAGTCTCTCACAACTTTCAAATCTGGTTACATTGGATCTTAGTTACAACAACTTTAACTACTGCTACTCTATTATCACCGAAGCTCACTTGGCCAATCTCACAAGTCTCAAGTTCCTGGTCCTTGATCATACCAATTTGGTTCTAAATATAAGCACTGATTGGATTCCAGGGTTTCAAGCTGACCATATATACTTATCTGATTGTCACGTTGGACCAAAATTTCCACTTTGGCTTGCTAACCAAGTGAACCTTTCTTCTTTGGACATATCTAATGCTAGAATCAAGGATTCAATACCTGATTGGTTCTGGAACATCACATACACTATAAGATTCTTAAATCTCAGCAACAATGAGATATATGGAAGGCTACCTCAACGCTTGAAATTTCAAAGCAAAGAAGATAGATTGGGAATATTCCTTGGCTCCAATTGCTTTGAGGGACTTGTTCCTTATTTTCCTCCTAATGTTTATGCACTGGATTTAAGCAATAACTCATTTTCTGGAGCCATTCCCTATGATCTTGGAAACTTTGGAGGAATAAGACCCTGGCtcacttttctctctttctcttcaaaCAACTTGGTTGGTAGCATTCCGAATTCTCTTTGTAATTTTGTGGACCTTGTGTCATTAGAACTCTCCAACAATCGCTTGGAAGGAGTGATCCCTGACTGTTGGAACAATTTGATGGATTTACAATACCTCATCTTGGCAAACAACTTATTGGTGAGTGAAGTTCCAGATTCCTTTGTAAGTTCCTCGCAATCGTTACAGGTGTTGCACTTAAGCAACAACCAACTGCATGGACAGTTTCCATCATTCTTGAAGGAGTGCACTTCTATTACCACTCTTGCTCTTGACCACAACAACTTATCAGGAAAGATTCCAAGTTGGGTGGGAGAAACTATGACTTCATTGATGATCTTCACCTTGAAAGAAAATAAGTTCTCAGGAAACTTGCCTTTATTATCTAATCTCACATTACTTCACTTTTTGGATTTTTCCCACAACTCATTTGTAGGGAACATACCACATTCATATGGCAACCTCAAAGGCATGATAAATATTAGTATGGATGGTGGAGCAACGTTTTCTGCTAACATATCAGGAGAACTCGTAATTAAGATCACCGTGTCAACAAAAGGATTAGAACTCCAATTTGGAGTCACTCTTTCATCTTTCAAATTCATAGATCTTTCTGAAAATAATCTATCAGGCCAAATACCCAAAAACATTGTTAATCTAGTTGGATTGCAAAACTTGGATTTATCACGTAATCATTTGTCAGGCAATATCCCTAGCAATATTGGTCTAATGCAGTCATTGGAATCTCTTGATCTGTCAAGAAATGAGCTCACCGGGTCAATACCTCTAAGTCTCTCTACATTAAATTTTCTAGGAAGCTTAAATCTATCACATAATAACTTATCTGGGAAAATCCCTTACGCTGACCACTTGACCACTTTTAATGATCCAtctatttatgtaaataatCTTAATCTATGTGGAACTCCTCTAGGTAAGCTTTGCATAAGTACTGAACCACCATCAAATAGGCATGatcaagaagatgatgatgataacgATAGTCCACCTATTTGGTTTTGTATTGGTTTGATGCCAGGATTTGTGGTTGGGTTTTGGACAGTATGGGGAATACTACTATTCAAAAAAGAATGGAGCCACATTTATTTCAGGTTTCTCGACCACACATATGACATGATATATGAAAAGATAAGTCATTGTACTCAGTAA